The Triticum aestivum cultivar Chinese Spring chromosome 7B, IWGSC CS RefSeq v2.1, whole genome shotgun sequence genome window below encodes:
- the LOC123155682 gene encoding pentatricopeptide repeat-containing protein At1g19720 has protein sequence MELALPPFPSLLPKSHHLQPQPPSRPRHGRLQEPVMALAQAPPPWLALSLDEARSVHVPHHARPVQETRARPPTSFARGEPRFVSETKLITFHSSAGRLGAAREVFDGMSHRDLLAWSAMIGAYATRGIFHEVLALAVSMMGEGVLPDRFLITRILQACAYAEDQRLGSVLHSMAIRRGFMGRVKDVPVGNSVLVMYVKCGELGRARAVFDKMRRRDLGTWNSMIFGCCRSCEWEEARRLLDEMRREGTEPGVVTWNTLISSYARSGDLDVAVDLLGQMEECGVEPDVVTWTSLVSGFVHSDRGDEALQCFIRMRVAGVEPNGMTIACAISACASLKLLRQGSQLHCHAIKIGTVNNVLSGNSLVDMYAKCGEIVAAYRIFNEIPEKDIFSWNSMVAGYAQAGYCGKAYELFCKMESYGIQRNVITWNTMISGYIRNGDDERAFELFQTMESYGVKKDTASWNILIAGSVHNGYFDRALRIFWQMQSVLIKPDYITILSIIPAFANLVAAWKVREIHACIFHHNLEMDGKIANALINAYSKSGDLAGACAVFDRHSSRNTISWNCIIVAHLLHGSPTKVVDYFFKMKQQGVLPDHTTLTAVIRAYGMEGMVSEGREIFLNMDKDYNVTPDLDHYAAMVDLLGRSGRLQEAYAIIDEMPLAPNLTLWESLLTSARMHGNVRLALLAATEMSMIEPNDPRIQVVVSSLQDLAGQSFDVPKVTVHSKERMLGGVESCSTEIRNMVYLFSTGDKVASEHEAAELKVMMIEMGPSMLSAGNGTLEVEEEKEEVAGIHCEKLAIIVGISNSPHFRSIRIIKTARMCNHCHTFAKLVSKKYGRQILIKDPKYLHKFENGNCSCDDYW, from the coding sequence ATGGAGCTcgccctccctcccttcccctctCTCCTCCCCAAATCCCACCACCTCCAGCCCCAGCCGCCCTCCCGGCCCCGCCATGGCCGCCTCCAAGAACCGGTCATGGCGCTGGCCCAAGCTCCGCCGCCCTGGCTGGCGCTCTCGCTTGACGAGGCGAGAAGCGTCCACGTCCCTCACCACGCGCGGCCTGTCCAAGAGACAAGAGCTCGCCCGCCCACCTCCTTCGCGCGCGGGGAGCCCCGGTTCGTCTCGGAGACCAAGCTCATCACGTTCCACTCCTCCGCGGGCCGCCTGGGCGCCGCCCGCGAGGTGTTCGACGGAATGAGCCACAGGGACCTGCTCGCCTGGTCGGCCATGATCGGCGCGTACGCCACCAGGGGCATCTTCCATGAGGTGCTCGCGCTCGCGGTGAGCATGATGGGGGAAGGCGTGCTCCCTGACAGGTTCCTGATCACTCGGATTCTGCAGGCGTGCGCCTACGCTGAGGACCAGAGGCTTGGGAGTGTGCTGCACTCCATGGCCATCCGGAGAGGGTTTATGGGCAGGGTGAAGGATGTGCCTGTGGGGAactcggtgctggtgatgtatGTCAAATGTGGAGAACTGGGGCGTGCGCGCGCGGTGTTTGACAAGATGAGGCGCCGGGACCTGGGCACATGGAACTCGATGATCTTTGGGTGCTGTCGGTCTTGCGAGTGGGAGGAAGCGCGGAGGCTTCTTGATGAAATGAGGCGGGAAGGGACAGAGCCAGGGGTTGTCACATGGAACACACTGATTTCGAGCTATGCTAGGTCTGGGGATCTTGATGTGGCCGTGGACCTGCTGGGACAGATGGAAGAGTGTGGAGTAGAGCCAGATGTTGTCACGTGGACAAGCCTTGTGTCAGGTTTCGTTCATAGCGATAGAGGGGATGAGGCACTTCAGTGTTTTATCCGGATGCGTGTGGCTGGAGTGGAACCAAATGGCATGACAATTGCATGTGCCATCTCAGCTTGTGCGAGTTTGAAGTTATTGAGACAGGGAAGCCAGCTCCATTGCCATGCGATTAAGATTGGGACTGTAAACAATGTTTTGTCTGGGAACTCCTTGGTTGACATGTATGCTAAATGTGGCGAAATAGTCGCAGCATATAGAATATTTAATGAGATACCCGAGAAGGACATCTTCTCCTGGAATTCAATGGTTGCAGGGTATGCACAAGCGGGATACTGTGGCAAGGCATACGAACTCTTCTGCAAGATGGAAAGTTATGGTATCCAGCGCAATGTGATAACCTGGAATACAATGATATCAGGGTACATACGGAATGGGGACGATGAGAGAGCTTTTGAACTATTCCAGACCATGGAAAGTTATGGAGTAAAAAAGGACACAGCTTCCTGGAACATACTCATTGCTGGTTCAGTGCATAATGGATATTTTGATAGAGCCCTAAGAATATTTTGGCAGATGCAATCAGTTCTGATAAAGCCCGACTACATTACAATCCTAAGTATCATCCCAGCATTCGCAAATCTGGTGGCAGCGTGGAAAGTAAGGGAGATCCATGCCTGTATTTTTCACCACAACTTAGAAATGGATGGGAAAATCGCAAATGCGCTTATTAATGCATATTCAAAATCTGGTGATCTTGCTGGTGCTTGTGCTGTTTTTGATAGGCACTCATCAAGGAACACTATTTCATGGAATTGCATCATTGTTGCACATTTGCTGCATGGGTCTCCAACTAAAGTAGTGGATTACTTCTTTAAAATGAAGCAACAAGGTGTACTGCCAGATCATACAACTTTGACAGCTGTTATCAGGGCCTACGGTATGGAGGGGATGGTATCTGAAGGGAGAGAAATATTTCTCAATATGGACAAAGACTATAATGTAACTCCAGATTTAGATCATTATGCAGCAATGGTAGACCTTCTTGGACGGTCTGGGAGACTGCAAGAGGCATATGCAATTATTGATGAAATGCCACTCGCACCCAATTTAACACTGTGGGAATCATTACTAACCTCAGCAAGAATGCATGGAAATGTAAGGCTGGCACTACTGGCGGCTACAGAGATGTCGATGATTGAACCCAATGATCCTAGAATCCAAGTCGTGGTTTCTAGTCTGCAGGATCTTGCTGGACAATCTTTTGATGTGCCAAAGGTGACAGTACACAGCAAGGAAAGAATGTTGGGTGGGGTTGAGAGTTGTTCAACAGAAATCAGAAATATGGTATATTTGTTCTCAACTGGTGATAAGGTTGCCTCGGAGCATGAAGCAGCTGAATTAAAAGTGATGATGATTGAGATGGGACCCTCTATGCTTAGCGCTGGTAATGGAACTCTAGAagtggaagaagagaaggaagaagttGCAGGAATCCATTGTGAGAAATTAGCAATTATTGTTGGGATTTCTAATTCTCCTCACTTCAGAAGCATACGGATAATCAAAACTGCAAGGATGTGTAACCATTGTCACACCTTCGCTAAGTTAGTTTCGAAGAAGTATGGGCGTCAGATACTGATCAAGGATCCGAAGTATTTGCACAAGTTTGAGAATGGTAATTGCTCTTGTGATGATTATTGGTGA